From the Sphingomonas phyllosphaerae 5.2 genome, one window contains:
- the clpB gene encoding ATP-dependent chaperone ClpB, protein MNLEKFTDRAKGFLQSAQTVAIRMSHQQIAPEHLLKALLEDEQGMAAGLITAAGGDPRRAVTETDAALARIPAVSGSGAQNTPGLSADAVRVLDQAEQIAQKTGDSYVTVERLLVALALSLNTTAGKALKAANATPEALNAAIVRLRGGRTADTASAEDRYDALKKFARDLTQAARDGKLDPVIGRDEEIRRTIQVLARRTKNNPVLIGEPGVGKTAIVEGLALRIANGDVPDGLKEKTLMALDMGALIAGAKYRGEFEERLKGVIDEVKGADGQIVLFIDEMHTLIGAGKSEGAMDAGNLLKPALARGELHCVGATTLDEYRKHVEKDPALQRRFQPVFVGEPTVEDTISILRGLKEKYELHHGVRITDGALVSAATLSNRYITDRFLPDKAIDLMDEAASRIRMEVESKPEEIETLDRRILRLKIEREGLKRETDAASIDRLETLEGELANLEQQSAELTGRWRAEKDKIAGEAKLKEQLDAARLELEQAQRQGDLGKAGELSYGRIPALEKQLAEAAATTKGAMLREEVTADDIAGVVSRWTGVPVERMLEGEREKLLRMEEVIGKRVIGQADAVRAVSTAVRRARAGLQDPNRPLGSFLFLGPTGVGKTELTKALAEFLFDDSSAMVRIDMSEFMEKHAVSRLIGAPPGYVGYEEGGVLTEAVRRRPYQVVLFDEVEKAHGDVFNVLLQVLDDGRLTDGQGRTVDFSNTLIILTSNLGSQYLANMGENDAVESVEPQVMDVVRAHFRPEFLNRLDEIILFHRLGQAHMGPIVDIQVGRVGKLLADRKVTLDLTDAARAWLGRVGYDPVYGARPLKRAVQRHLQDPLAELILRGEVKDGANVHVDEGDGKLMLDVA, encoded by the coding sequence ATGAACCTAGAGAAATTCACCGACCGCGCGAAGGGCTTCCTCCAGTCCGCGCAGACCGTTGCGATCCGCATGAGCCACCAGCAGATCGCGCCCGAGCATCTCCTCAAGGCATTGCTCGAGGATGAGCAGGGCATGGCCGCCGGGCTCATCACCGCCGCGGGCGGCGATCCGCGCCGCGCGGTGACCGAAACCGACGCCGCGCTCGCGCGCATTCCCGCGGTCAGCGGCTCGGGCGCGCAGAACACCCCCGGCCTGTCGGCGGATGCGGTGCGCGTGCTCGACCAGGCCGAACAGATCGCGCAGAAGACCGGCGACAGCTATGTCACGGTCGAGCGGCTGCTGGTGGCGCTGGCGCTCAGCCTCAACACCACCGCCGGCAAGGCGCTGAAGGCCGCGAACGCGACGCCCGAGGCACTCAATGCCGCGATCGTGCGATTGCGCGGCGGGCGGACCGCCGACACGGCCAGCGCCGAGGATCGCTACGACGCGCTCAAGAAGTTCGCACGCGACCTGACGCAGGCGGCGCGCGACGGCAAGCTCGACCCCGTGATCGGGCGCGACGAGGAGATCCGGCGCACGATCCAGGTGCTCGCCCGCCGCACCAAGAACAATCCCGTCCTGATCGGCGAGCCCGGCGTCGGCAAGACCGCGATCGTCGAGGGGCTGGCGTTGCGGATCGCCAATGGCGACGTACCCGACGGCCTGAAGGAAAAGACGCTGATGGCGCTCGACATGGGCGCGCTGATCGCGGGCGCGAAGTATCGCGGCGAGTTCGAGGAACGGCTGAAGGGCGTCATCGACGAGGTGAAGGGCGCGGACGGTCAGATCGTGCTGTTCATCGACGAGATGCACACCCTGATCGGCGCCGGCAAGTCCGAGGGCGCGATGGACGCGGGCAACCTGCTCAAGCCGGCGCTGGCGCGTGGCGAGCTGCATTGCGTCGGCGCGACCACGCTCGACGAATATCGCAAGCACGTAGAGAAGGACCCGGCGCTGCAACGCCGCTTCCAGCCGGTGTTCGTGGGCGAGCCGACCGTCGAGGACACGATCAGCATCCTGCGCGGGCTGAAGGAGAAGTACGAACTGCACCACGGCGTGCGGATCACCGACGGCGCGCTGGTCTCGGCCGCGACGCTCTCCAACCGCTACATCACCGATCGCTTCCTGCCCGACAAGGCGATCGATCTGATGGACGAGGCCGCCAGCCGCATCCGCATGGAGGTGGAAAGCAAGCCCGAGGAGATCGAGACGCTCGACCGTCGCATCCTGCGCCTCAAGATCGAGCGCGAGGGGCTCAAGCGCGAGACCGACGCAGCGTCGATCGACCGGCTGGAAACGCTGGAGGGCGAACTCGCCAACCTCGAGCAGCAGTCCGCCGAACTCACCGGCCGCTGGCGCGCCGAGAAGGACAAGATCGCGGGCGAGGCGAAGCTGAAGGAACAGCTCGACGCCGCGCGGCTGGAGCTGGAACAGGCGCAGCGGCAGGGCGATCTCGGCAAGGCAGGGGAGCTTTCCTACGGCCGTATCCCGGCGCTGGAGAAGCAGCTCGCCGAAGCCGCGGCGACCACCAAGGGCGCGATGCTGCGTGAGGAAGTGACCGCCGACGATATCGCAGGCGTCGTCAGCCGCTGGACCGGGGTGCCGGTCGAGCGGATGCTGGAGGGCGAGCGCGAAAAGCTGCTGCGGATGGAAGAGGTGATCGGCAAGCGCGTGATCGGGCAGGCCGATGCGGTGCGCGCCGTTTCCACGGCGGTCCGCCGCGCCCGCGCGGGCTTGCAGGACCCGAACCGGCCGCTCGGCTCGTTCCTGTTTCTCGGGCCGACCGGCGTCGGCAAGACCGAGTTGACCAAGGCGCTCGCCGAATTCCTCTTCGATGATTCCAGCGCGATGGTGCGGATCGACATGAGCGAGTTCATGGAGAAGCACGCGGTATCGCGGCTGATCGGCGCGCCGCCGGGCTACGTCGGCTATGAGGAAGGCGGCGTCCTGACGGAGGCGGTGCGGCGCCGTCCCTATCAGGTGGTGTTGTTCGACGAGGTCGAGAAGGCGCACGGCGACGTGTTCAACGTGCTGCTGCAAGTGCTCGACGACGGTCGCCTGACCGATGGCCAGGGGCGCACCGTCGACTTCTCGAACACGCTGATCATCCTGACCTCCAATCTCGGCAGCCAGTATCTCGCCAACATGGGCGAGAACGATGCGGTGGAAAGCGTCGAGCCACAGGTGATGGACGTGGTGCGCGCGCATTTCCGTCCGGAATTCCTCAACCGGCTGGACGAGATCATCCTGTTCCACCGGCTGGGTCAGGCGCACATGGGGCCGATCGTCGACATCCAGGTCGGGCGAGTCGGCAAGCTGCTGGCGGATCGCAAGGTCACGCTCGACCTGACCGACGCCGCGCGCGCGTGGCTCGGGCGCGTCGGCTACGATCCGGTCTATGGTGCCCGTCCGCTCAAGCGCGCGGTACAGCGCCACCTCCAGGATCCGCTTGCCGAACTGATCCTGCGTGGCGAGGTGAAGGACGGCGCGAACGTCCATGTCGACGAAGGCGATGGGAAGCTGATGCTGGACGTCGCGTGA
- a CDS encoding glycosyltransferase family 2 protein — MPGARGDAAVKWSFVIPYFDEADYLPATLESLGRQTLRPFRLVLVDNASTDGSPALARRIGATLTGIEIVHLHEDRPGKIHALECGLAAVTTPFVAFGDADTLYPPHYLATADAAFAPGVVAVMGTDVPADDEGAALRKRRHVQVASRLWPKQTHTGGYGQTFRTDALRAAGGYAERWWRYVLEDHEIMQRVVQQGRVVYPFDLWCVPSDRRSDRSAVNWTLPERLLYHFTPATAKDWYFYRFLGPRLAARRMDNLNLRAKTWRD, encoded by the coding sequence ATGCCAGGTGCTCGCGGGGATGCTGCGGTGAAATGGTCGTTCGTCATCCCCTATTTCGACGAGGCCGACTATCTGCCCGCCACGCTGGAAAGTCTCGGTCGCCAGACGCTGCGGCCGTTCCGGCTGGTGCTGGTCGATAACGCGTCGACGGACGGATCGCCGGCGCTGGCGCGGCGGATCGGCGCGACGCTGACGGGAATCGAGATCGTCCACCTGCACGAGGATCGCCCCGGCAAGATCCATGCGCTGGAATGCGGGCTCGCGGCGGTCACGACGCCGTTCGTCGCATTCGGCGACGCCGACACGCTCTATCCGCCGCATTACCTCGCGACCGCCGATGCTGCCTTCGCGCCCGGCGTCGTGGCCGTGATGGGCACCGACGTGCCGGCCGACGACGAGGGCGCCGCGTTGCGCAAGCGCCGCCATGTGCAGGTCGCCAGCCGGCTCTGGCCGAAACAGACCCACACCGGCGGCTATGGCCAGACGTTCCGCACCGACGCGTTGCGCGCGGCGGGTGGTTATGCGGAGCGTTGGTGGCGCTACGTGCTGGAGGATCACGAGATCATGCAGCGGGTCGTGCAGCAGGGCCGTGTCGTCTATCCGTTCGATCTCTGGTGCGTGCCGTCGGACCGGCGCAGCGACCGCAGCGCGGTGAACTGGACCCTGCCAGAGCGGCTGCTCTACCATTTCACGCCCGCCACGGCGAAGGACTGGTATTTCTATCGCTTCCTCGGTCCGCGGCTGGCGGCGCGGCGCATGGACAATCTGAACCTGCGCGCAAAGACGTGGCGGGATTGA
- a CDS encoding glycosyltransferase family 4 protein: protein MTRIIFILSYPTYVSVADQAEWLAWINRDRRMPAILSAMGVEVELWGIGHEACVVAAPGDAASRYTVRLFTADNPRNPARDHVSAVMLAAARAATDALFVVIGTNGGIGYHLFDQLLRPEKRRFAVIIGGDYWSRLLPLAKMVFPESAVQERALAHPPFWRVAIPRTRMLRLPKSIDTALFHPEQRPTRWDVIAISRLSRWKSFAEVGALSRRYRVAVAGGGPDGAALARRYPHIEWLGHVPHRDVPGLLHQSHLYFHAGRRDYFPRAIVEAMACGKPVVGFGARMGDDVIPPDCGLRVDRATFAAGTAALLDDPVRIAAMGAAARRHVVATHGLDSSVPACQVLAGMLR from the coding sequence ATGACGCGTATCATCTTCATCCTCAGCTATCCCACCTACGTCAGCGTCGCCGACCAGGCCGAATGGCTGGCGTGGATCAATCGCGATCGTCGGATGCCCGCTATCCTATCGGCGATGGGGGTGGAAGTCGAGTTGTGGGGGATCGGGCACGAGGCATGCGTCGTCGCCGCTCCCGGCGACGCAGCCAGCCGCTACACCGTCCGCCTGTTCACCGCGGACAATCCACGCAACCCGGCGCGCGACCATGTCAGCGCCGTGATGCTCGCCGCCGCGCGCGCCGCCACCGACGCGCTGTTCGTGGTGATCGGCACGAACGGCGGCATCGGCTATCATCTGTTCGACCAGCTGCTGCGGCCCGAGAAGCGCCGCTTCGCGGTCATCATCGGCGGCGATTACTGGAGCCGGCTGCTGCCGCTCGCGAAGATGGTGTTCCCGGAATCGGCCGTGCAGGAACGGGCGCTGGCGCACCCGCCGTTCTGGCGCGTCGCGATCCCGCGCACGCGAATGCTGCGGTTGCCCAAGTCGATCGACACCGCCCTGTTCCACCCCGAGCAACGCCCGACCCGCTGGGACGTGATCGCGATCAGCCGCCTGTCGCGGTGGAAGAGTTTCGCCGAGGTCGGCGCGTTGTCGCGGCGTTACCGCGTGGCGGTGGCGGGCGGCGGCCCGGACGGCGCGGCGCTGGCGCGGCGCTATCCGCACATCGAATGGCTGGGGCACGTCCCGCATCGCGACGTGCCGGGGCTCCTCCATCAAAGCCATCTCTACTTCCACGCCGGGCGGCGCGATTACTTTCCGCGCGCGATCGTCGAGGCGATGGCGTGCGGAAAGCCGGTGGTCGGGTTCGGCGCGCGGATGGGCGACGACGTCATCCCGCCAGATTGCGGGTTGCGCGTGGATCGCGCAACGTTCGCGGCGGGGACCGCGGCACTGCTCGACGACCCGGTCCGGATCGCGGCGATGGGCGCGGCGGCGCGTCGTCACGTGGTGGCGACGCACGGGCTGGATAGCAGCGTGCCGGCATGCCAGGTGCTCGCGGGGATGCTGCGGTGA
- a CDS encoding glycosyltransferase family 2 protein, with protein MMPFGDEGPRISCLMVTADRRQLAERSVDCFLSQHYPNRELIIVDDGAEDYTPILTAIPAERLIHHRLVKDPARTLGELRNLSLDLARGDLLAQWDDDDWFDPERLTRQYAALGAKAACWTHATLVHLDDPEWLERPYIGHIQGGAPSTILHVRDDHIRYPSERKGEDSTYRDEWGRRGAVTMGAEWSALLIRCFHGSNTWERDHFTRRVALRPIDIVEWNIRKLLGTTANYSQFRLTPRQRASFDAFYAQSRALGIF; from the coding sequence ATGATGCCGTTCGGCGACGAAGGGCCGCGGATCAGCTGCCTGATGGTCACCGCCGACCGCCGCCAGCTGGCGGAACGCTCGGTCGACTGCTTCCTTTCGCAGCATTATCCCAACCGCGAGCTGATCATCGTCGACGACGGTGCGGAGGATTACACCCCGATCCTGACGGCAATTCCGGCGGAGCGGTTGATCCACCACCGGCTGGTCAAGGACCCCGCGCGCACGCTGGGCGAATTGCGCAACCTGTCGCTCGATCTCGCGCGCGGCGACCTGCTCGCGCAATGGGATGACGACGACTGGTTCGATCCCGAGCGGCTGACGCGCCAATATGCAGCGCTGGGCGCGAAGGCGGCATGCTGGACGCACGCGACGCTGGTGCATCTCGACGATCCCGAATGGCTGGAGCGGCCGTATATCGGCCATATCCAGGGCGGCGCGCCCAGCACGATCCTGCACGTCCGCGACGACCACATCCGCTACCCTTCCGAGCGGAAGGGTGAGGACAGCACGTATCGCGACGAATGGGGTCGACGTGGCGCGGTGACGATGGGCGCCGAATGGTCGGCGCTGCTGATCCGCTGCTTCCACGGCAGCAATACGTGGGAGCGCGATCACTTCACTCGCCGCGTCGCGCTGCGCCCGATCGATATCGTCGAATGGAACATCCGCAAGCTGCTGGGCACGACCGCCAATTACTCGCAGTTCCGGCTGACGCCGCGGCAGCGCGCGTCGTTCGATGCCTTTTACGCGCAGTCGCGCGCGCTCGGCATCTTCTGA
- a CDS encoding efflux transporter outer membrane subunit → MRRAPALLPTLLPLLLAGCALPGPRRAAPEAAAVVPPPAWRNALTAGGPVRADWWRAFGDPTLAALVQRALANNLDIQTAAARVEEARAAEALARAQLSPQLGGSVPETQGQQISALGTTARSAAVQPGVTLSYDLDLFGRLRQATRAAQAQLLATEAAADTVRLATASTAAQSYITLRALDHRLAIARDTLAARTNALRIAQRRFEAGYTSRLEYRQAQAEYAATAQLVPAAELAITRAENALSLLTGDVPGAVARGTTLERLATPAIPDGLPADLLRRRPDLFQAEQTLVAADRSLDSQRAAMLPNLSLTGAANLVLSTALAQPEVVFSLGASILAPIFDGGRLRAQERAATARRDQAAFAYRRTALTAFREVEDALAGVRRTGEQAQALAEQAAASRGALQNATNRYRAGYSSYIEQLDAQRTLLTAELSLAQARADRLNSYVALYQAMGGGWTRDDVAAVTR, encoded by the coding sequence ATGAGGCGCGCGCCCGCCCTGCTCCCGACCCTGCTCCCGCTCCTGCTCGCGGGATGCGCGCTGCCCGGTCCGCGCCGCGCCGCGCCGGAGGCCGCCGCGGTCGTGCCACCGCCGGCGTGGCGCAACGCGCTCACCGCGGGCGGGCCGGTACGCGCGGACTGGTGGCGGGCGTTCGGCGATCCGACGTTGGCCGCGCTGGTGCAGCGCGCGCTCGCCAACAATCTCGATATCCAGACCGCCGCCGCGCGTGTCGAGGAAGCCCGCGCTGCCGAGGCGCTGGCGCGCGCGCAGCTTTCGCCGCAGCTCGGCGGGTCCGTGCCCGAAACGCAGGGGCAGCAGATCAGCGCGCTCGGCACCACGGCGCGTTCGGCGGCGGTGCAGCCCGGCGTGACGCTCAGCTACGATCTCGACCTGTTCGGGCGATTGCGGCAGGCGACGCGCGCGGCGCAGGCGCAATTGCTCGCGACCGAGGCAGCGGCGGACACCGTGCGCCTCGCCACCGCATCCACGGCCGCACAAAGCTACATCACGTTGCGTGCGCTCGACCACCGCCTTGCGATCGCGCGCGACACGCTGGCGGCGCGCACCAATGCGCTGCGGATCGCGCAGCGGCGGTTCGAGGCCGGTTACACCTCACGGCTCGAATACCGGCAGGCGCAGGCTGAATATGCGGCGACCGCGCAACTGGTTCCCGCCGCCGAGCTGGCGATCACCCGCGCCGAAAACGCACTGTCGCTGCTGACCGGGGACGTGCCCGGTGCGGTCGCCCGCGGCACGACGCTGGAGCGGCTGGCGACACCGGCGATCCCGGACGGCCTCCCCGCCGACCTGCTCCGTCGCCGCCCCGACCTGTTCCAGGCCGAACAGACGCTGGTCGCGGCGGACCGCTCGCTCGACAGCCAGCGGGCGGCGATGCTGCCCAACCTGTCGCTCACCGGTGCCGCCAACCTCGTGCTGTCGACCGCGCTGGCGCAGCCGGAGGTGGTGTTCTCGCTCGGGGCGAGCATCCTCGCGCCGATCTTCGACGGCGGGCGGCTGCGTGCGCAGGAACGCGCCGCCACCGCCCGGCGCGATCAGGCGGCATTCGCCTACCGGCGCACTGCGCTCACCGCGTTCCGCGAGGTCGAGGACGCGCTGGCCGGTGTCCGTCGCACCGGCGAACAGGCGCAGGCGCTTGCCGAGCAGGCGGCAGCATCGCGTGGCGCGCTCCAGAACGCCACCAATCGCTACCGCGCGGGCTATTCCAGCTACATCGAGCAACTCGACGCGCAGCGCACCTTGCTGACTGCCGAACTGTCGCTGGCGCAAGCGCGGGCCGACCGGCTCAACAGCTATGTCGCGCTCTACCAGGCGATGGGCGGCGGCTGGACGCGCGACGACGTGGCGGCAGTGACCCGCTAA
- a CDS encoding HlyD family secretion protein has translation MTDIRSPVAPQPATEEKVAEDTAMPAPTPAPAGSGWRPPALSRTAVALILVLAIAGIAAVLAAWRVWPFTTAYESTDNAYVRGRTTVIAPQVSGYVTRVLVRDFENVRAGQPLVAIDDRIYAQRVEQAQAQVESAQATLANSQQTAASRAASLGAQGAAVANARAQLMRAQADMNRVNDLVTDGSVSLRERDQTLAALRQAQAQLNQAQAAQEIARQDIRTVEVGRGGQQAGVSGARAALRLAKIDLANTVIRAPEGGRLSEVGVRNGQYVTAGSQLMFLVPPETWVIANFKEAQTARIAVGQRASFTVDALANERLTGRVERISPAAGSEFAVLKSDNATGNFTKVPQRIAVRIRVDPGQRLSQRLRPGMSVQARVDTGGVSNAQ, from the coding sequence ATGACCGACATCCGCTCGCCCGTCGCCCCGCAGCCCGCCACCGAGGAGAAGGTGGCCGAGGATACCGCAATGCCCGCGCCAACCCCCGCCCCCGCCGGTTCGGGCTGGCGCCCGCCGGCGCTGTCGCGCACCGCGGTGGCGCTTATCCTGGTGCTCGCGATCGCCGGCATTGCGGCGGTGCTGGCGGCGTGGCGCGTCTGGCCGTTCACCACCGCCTACGAATCGACCGACAACGCCTATGTTCGCGGACGCACCACCGTCATCGCGCCGCAGGTGTCGGGGTACGTCACGCGCGTGCTGGTGCGCGATTTCGAGAACGTCCGCGCCGGGCAGCCGCTGGTCGCGATCGACGACCGGATCTACGCACAACGCGTCGAGCAGGCGCAAGCGCAGGTGGAGAGCGCACAGGCGACGCTCGCCAATAGCCAGCAGACCGCCGCCAGCCGCGCGGCGAGCCTCGGCGCGCAGGGTGCCGCCGTCGCCAACGCACGCGCGCAGTTGATGCGCGCACAGGCCGACATGAACCGCGTCAACGATCTGGTCACGGACGGCTCGGTATCGCTTCGCGAACGCGATCAGACGCTTGCCGCGCTTCGCCAGGCGCAGGCGCAACTGAACCAGGCGCAGGCCGCGCAGGAGATCGCGCGTCAGGACATCCGCACCGTCGAGGTCGGGCGCGGCGGGCAGCAGGCCGGCGTCTCGGGCGCACGTGCCGCGCTGCGGCTCGCGAAGATCGACCTCGCGAACACCGTGATCCGCGCACCGGAAGGCGGTCGCCTCAGCGAGGTCGGCGTCCGCAACGGCCAATATGTGACAGCGGGATCGCAGTTGATGTTCCTCGTCCCGCCCGAGACGTGGGTGATCGCCAACTTCAAGGAAGCGCAAACCGCGCGGATCGCGGTCGGGCAGCGCGCGAGCTTCACCGTCGATGCGCTTGCCAACGAACGACTGACCGGCCGGGTCGAGCGGATCTCGCCGGCCGCGGGCAGCGAATTCGCGGTGCTCAAGTCCGACAACGCCACCGGCAACTTCACCAAGGTGCCGCAACGGATCGCGGTGCGCATCCGCGTCGATCCCGGCCAGCGGCTCAGCCAGCGGCTGCGCCCCGGTATGTCGGTACAGGCGCGCGTCGACACCGGCGGCGTGTCGAACGCGCAATGA
- a CDS encoding MFS transporter, with protein sequence MALFTRLRTVLAEERWDYAPHERPVMPGSPGSPDHPLARKIAYALVAVLVGLTSGFGNALVAANTVTLAGALGLDPAEIAWLPTVYVMTNVSINLLLIKFRQQFGLRPFAIIFLSLYLLLTLGHLFVRDFWSAVLVRGASGMAGAALNTFALYYLMQAFPAKWRLRAIVLGIGVPQLATPLARLFSPELLSMSQWRTLYLFELGLSALSLAAVLAFRLPPTTRQKAFEKLDFVTFALFAGSMGLFAAVLGLGRYVWWTQSTWIGWALLAAIPMLAAALIIEHHRANPLLNTRWLGSADIIRFAIVTLMARIVLSEQTYGAVGLLTVLGQNNDQLVPFFTIIFLATVAGFVISALTLDPTKLAHPVMLAIGLVAVAAWVDSYSTSLTRAPQLYLTQATIAFAGAFFLGPSLLFGMTRALQQGAGHVISFLALFGVLNSIGGLAGTALLSTYQIVREKANSAALVQAVDPTDPIVQARLQAGGAGVARVVGDPSLRAAEGGALLSQAATREANVLAYDDMFRMIAVLAALTFLYLLFLLLRRSWRARVQATA encoded by the coding sequence ATGGCCCTGTTCACCCGTCTTCGTACCGTCCTCGCCGAGGAACGGTGGGACTATGCCCCGCACGAACGCCCGGTCATGCCGGGCTCGCCGGGCTCGCCGGACCATCCGCTGGCGCGCAAGATCGCCTATGCGCTGGTCGCGGTGCTGGTCGGGCTGACCAGCGGCTTCGGCAACGCGCTCGTCGCCGCCAATACGGTGACGTTGGCGGGAGCGCTCGGCCTGGATCCGGCGGAGATCGCGTGGCTGCCGACGGTCTATGTGATGACCAACGTCAGCATCAACCTGCTGCTGATCAAGTTCCGGCAGCAATTCGGGCTGCGGCCGTTCGCGATCATCTTCCTCTCGCTCTACCTGCTGCTGACGCTCGGGCATCTTTTCGTGCGCGATTTCTGGTCGGCGGTGCTGGTGCGCGGGGCCAGCGGCATGGCCGGCGCCGCGCTCAACACCTTCGCGCTCTATTATCTGATGCAGGCCTTCCCTGCGAAATGGCGGTTGCGCGCGATCGTGCTGGGGATCGGCGTGCCGCAACTCGCCACCCCCCTCGCGCGGCTGTTCTCGCCCGAACTCCTCTCCATGAGCCAGTGGCGCACGCTCTACCTCTTCGAACTCGGGCTGTCGGCGCTCAGCCTCGCGGCGGTGCTTGCCTTTCGACTGCCGCCGACGACGCGGCAGAAGGCGTTCGAGAAACTGGACTTCGTCACCTTCGCGCTGTTCGCCGGATCGATGGGGCTGTTCGCGGCGGTGCTGGGGCTCGGCCGCTACGTGTGGTGGACGCAATCGACGTGGATCGGCTGGGCGCTGCTCGCCGCGATCCCGATGCTGGCCGCCGCGCTCATCATCGAGCATCACCGCGCGAATCCGCTGCTCAACACGCGCTGGCTGGGCAGCGCCGACATCATCCGCTTCGCGATCGTCACGCTGATGGCGCGGATCGTGCTGTCGGAACAGACCTACGGCGCGGTCGGGCTGCTGACGGTGCTGGGCCAGAACAACGATCAGCTCGTGCCGTTCTTCACGATCATCTTCCTCGCCACCGTTGCGGGTTTCGTGATCAGCGCGCTGACGCTCGACCCCACGAAGCTGGCGCATCCGGTCATGCTCGCGATCGGGCTGGTCGCCGTCGCCGCGTGGGTCGATTCCTACTCGACCAGCCTGACGCGCGCGCCGCAGCTCTATTTGACGCAGGCGACGATCGCCTTCGCCGGCGCGTTCTTCCTCGGGCCTTCGCTGCTGTTCGGGATGACGCGCGCGCTGCAACAGGGCGCCGGGCACGTCATCAGCTTCCTGGCGCTGTTCGGCGTGCTGAATTCGATCGGCGGGCTGGCGGGCACCGCCCTGCTGAGCACCTACCAGATCGTCCGCGAGAAGGCGAACAGCGCCGCCCTGGTGCAGGCGGTCGACCCCACGGACCCGATCGTCCAGGCGCGCTTGCAGGCCGGCGGCGCGGGCGTGGCGCGCGTGGTCGGCGATCCGTCGCTGCGCGCGGCGGAGGGCGGCGCGCTGCTGTCGCAGGCCGCGACGCGTGAGGCCAACGTGCTCGCTTATGACGACATGTTCCGCATGATCGCGGTGCTCGCCGCGCTCACCTTCCTCTATCTCCTCTTCCTGCTGTTGCGCCGTTCGTGGCGCGCACGCGTTCAGGCCACCGCATGA
- the era gene encoding GTPase Era: MNETPENAPPESDAPPRSNAPASQHSQHSPEQATPRQCGLVAVVGAPNAGKSTLVNALVGQKVAIVSPKAQTTRTRLMGVAIEGDTQLLLVDTPGIFEPHRRFDRAMVAAAWGGTEGADVIALIVDGKGGLGPKVTEIVEALKGRPEPIYLVLNKVDLADKPKLLLHAEKLNALLPFAETFFISAQTGDGVAHFKRVLAKALPEGPWHYPEDQVSDATERAMAAEVTREQLYLQLHAELPYASVIETEKFTDREDGSAEIHQQIMVERASQRAIVLGKGGARIKEIGARARAELAVLLDRPVHLYLHVKVKPNWDEDRSVYRDLGLDWVE, translated from the coding sequence ATGAACGAAACGCCAGAAAACGCGCCGCCTGAGTCCGACGCGCCGCCTCGATCCAACGCGCCAGCGTCTCAACATTCGCAACATTCGCCGGAGCAGGCGACGCCGCGGCAGTGCGGGCTGGTCGCGGTGGTGGGTGCGCCGAACGCCGGAAAGTCGACCCTGGTGAATGCCTTGGTCGGGCAGAAGGTCGCGATCGTCAGCCCGAAGGCGCAGACGACGCGCACCCGGCTGATGGGCGTCGCGATCGAGGGCGACACGCAGCTGCTGCTGGTCGACACGCCCGGCATCTTCGAGCCGCACCGCCGCTTCGATCGCGCGATGGTCGCCGCGGCGTGGGGCGGCACCGAGGGCGCAGACGTGATCGCGCTGATCGTCGACGGCAAGGGCGGGCTCGGCCCCAAGGTGACCGAGATCGTCGAGGCGCTGAAGGGCCGGCCGGAGCCGATCTACCTCGTGCTCAACAAGGTCGATCTCGCCGACAAGCCCAAGCTGCTGCTGCACGCCGAAAAGCTGAACGCGCTGCTGCCGTTCGCGGAGACGTTCTTCATCTCCGCACAGACGGGCGACGGCGTCGCGCATTTCAAGCGCGTGCTGGCCAAGGCGCTGCCCGAAGGGCCGTGGCATTACCCCGAGGACCAGGTCTCCGACGCCACCGAACGCGCGATGGCCGCCGAGGTGACCCGCGAGCAGCTCTACCTGCAACTCCACGCCGAGCTTCCCTACGCCAGCGTGATCGAGACCGAGAAGTTCACCGATCGCGAGGACGGCTCGGCGGAGATCCACCAGCAGATCATGGTCGAGCGTGCATCGCAGCGTGCGATCGTGCTCGGCAAGGGCGGCGCGCGGATCAAGGAGATCGGTGCACGCGCGCGCGCCGAGCTGGCGGTGCTGCTCGATCGTCCCGTGCACCTCTACCTGCACGTCAAGGTCAAGCCGAACTGGGACGAAGACCGCAGCGTCTACCGCGACCTCGGTCTCGACTGGGTGGAGTGA